Proteins from a single region of Apium graveolens cultivar Ventura chromosome 7, ASM990537v1, whole genome shotgun sequence:
- the LOC141671264 gene encoding scopoletin glucosyltransferase-like translates to MVELQVFFFPMLAHGHMIPTLDMARLFATHGVHSSIITTPLNAPVFEKAVEQSNNSGFRMSIKIVKFPKVSGLPQDCENADQLTCPDMSPIFFGAVEMLKEQVELLLEEYRPNCLVADMFFPWATDSAAKFGIPRLVFHGTCFFSLCASEQTRLHVPFHNFQSDSDEFVIPNLPHHVQLSVSQVPTYQRQNIQTEFSKMMIRVKESELTSYGVIVNSFYELEPDYADHYRNVLNRRAWHVGPVSLCNRSDEEKAHRGKKAAIDVDECFKWLDTKKPNSVLYVCFGSTAKFPSNQLHEIAVGLEASGQQFIWVVRKGKNDEKPEEWMPEGFEERMKGEGLIIRGWAPQVLILDHEAIGGFVTHCGWNSTLEGISAGVPMVTWPSFAEQFYNDKLITEILQIGVAVGAKEWVSGTGSGNIKREAVEMAVRSVMVGKEAEERRDRAKGLKRLARKVIGEGGSSYMDLDVLIKELSLYKPSC, encoded by the coding sequence ATGGTTGAGCTTCAAGTGTTCTTTTTCCCCATGTTGGCTCATGGTCACATGATACCCACCCTTGATATGGCAAGGTTATTTGCCACTCATGGTGTACACTCCTCAATTATCACTACACCTCTTAATGCTCCTGTTTTTGAAAAAGCAGTAGAGCAATCCAACAATTCCGGTTTTCGGATGAGTATTAAAATTGTTAAATTCCCCAAAGTTTCTGGTTTGCCACAAGATTGTGAAAATGCTGATCAGCTCACTTGTCCTGATATGTCTCCAATATTTTTTGGTGCTGTTGAGATGCTTAAGGAACAAGTTGAGCTACTTCTTGAAGAATATCGTCCTAACTGCCTTGTTGCTGATATGTTCTTCCCATGGGCTACTGATTCTGCAGCCAAGTTTGGTATCCCAAGATTGGTTTTTCATGGAACGTGTTTCTTTTCTTTATGTGCTTCCGAACAAACAAGGCTTCACGTTCCATTTCACAACTTTCAAAGTGACTCCGATGAGTTTGTTATTCCTAATCTTCCTCATCACGTCCAGTTATCAGTGAGCCAAGTTCCCACTTATCAACGACAAAATATACAAACAGAATTTAGTAAGATGATGATTAGGGTCAAAGAATCTGAACTCACAAGCTACGGAGTAATTGTTAACAGCTTTTACGAGCTTGAACCTGACTATGCTGATCATTACAGAAATGTTTTGAACAGACGAGCATGGCATGTAGGTCCTGTTTCATTATGCAATAGGAGTGATGAGGAAAAGGCACACAGAGGGAAAAAAGCAGCAATCGATGTAGATGAATGCTTCAAGTGGCTGGACACCAAAAAGCCCAATTCGGTTCTGTATGTCTGTTTTGGAAGTACTGCCAAATTTCCTAGTAATCAGCTACATGAGATTGCTGTGGGACTAGAAGCCTCTGGACAACAATTCATATGGGTTGTGAGAAAAGGCAAAAATGATGAAAAACCCGAGGAATGGATGCCTGAAGGATTTGAAGAAAGGATGAAAGGAGAAGGCCTAATAATTAGAGGATGGGCACCCCAAGTGCTGATTCTTGATCATGAAGCTATAGGGGGTTTTGTGACACACTGCGGTTGGAACTCAACTCTTGAAGGCATCAGTGCTGGGGTGCCAATGGTGACCTGGCCTTCATTCGCAGAGCAATTTTATAATGACAAGTTGATTACCGAGATTCTTCAAATTGGAGTTGCTGTTGGGGCCAAAGAATGGGTGAGTGGTACAGGCAGTGGCAACATAAAACGAGAGGCAGTTGAGATGGCGGTGAGGAGTGTAATGGTGGGGAAAGAAGCTGAGGAGAGAAGAGACAGAGCAAAAGGACTAAAACGTTTGGCAAGAAAGGTTATTGGAGAGGGTGGATCATCTTACATGGATTTGGATGTTCTGATTAAAGAGTTGAGTCTGTACAAACCTTCATGTTAA
- the LOC141671265 gene encoding uncharacterized protein At4g06744-like, whose protein sequence is MHTIKNLSLISQFILVLQTILIYCDDPLGRKSVEIGVGPIISIGGSPPKAYCPPSSPGSIYPYESKRIKIAYPVIQEFKTKITHDPLGITKTWVGPDICNKYKGFFCDTAPDLNQTAIAGVDFNGYNFGGPELTLSGFLDQLPDIAIFHANSNNFTGSVPKSIANLRFLYELDLSNNVFTGEFPNQVYSAKKLTFLDLRFNKFSGMLPPQVFRLGVDVLFINNNKFTQKLPDNLGSGQFYYLSLANNNLSGSIPSSIGDLKHTLVEIVLLNNQLSGCLPCEIGVLGNVTLFDASRNQLTGPIPASFGCMAQLQLLNLARNQLFGEIPESLCMLPNLANLSLSYNYFTKIGPFCKILVWRKVMDVRMNCIFGLPGQRSPADCRAFLSKHKCCSEEKFKIWIPCAAHSSSAPKHLPSATIVPKSYPALAPQLKP, encoded by the coding sequence ATGCACACAATCAAAAACCTCTCTCTCATTTCACAATTCATATTGGTTTTACAAACAATTTTAATCTACTGTGATGATCCCCTGGGCAGAAAATCAGTGGAAATAGGAGTGGGGCCAATTATAAGCATCGGTGGCAGCCCTCCAAAAGCTTACTGCCCGCCATCATCACCGGGGTCAATTTATCCTTACGAGAGCAAAAGGATCAAAATTGCGTACCCAGTTATACAAGAATTCAAAACAAAGATCACTCATGACCCTTTGGGCATTACAAAAACATGGGTGGGCCCTGACATATGTAACAAATACAAGGGCTTCTTTTGTGACACAGCCCCCGATTTAAATCAAACAGCTATAGCCGGTGTTGATTTCAACGGCTACAACTTTGGAGGTCCAGAACTTACACTATCCGGTTTTCTTGATCAGTTACCCGACATAGCTATTTTCCATGCAAATTCTAACAATTTTACGGGTTCAGTACCAAAAAGCATCGCCAATCTTCGGTTCCTGTACGAGCTTGATCTTAGCAACAATGTGTTTACTGGTGAGTTTCCTAACCAAGTTTATAGTGCAAAGAAATTAACATTTCTGGACCTCCGGTTCAATAAATTTTCAGGGATGCTTCCGCCTCAAGTGTTCCGATTAGGGGTTGACGTACTTTTCATAAATAACAATAAATTCACGCAAAAGCTTCCTGATAACCTGGGGTCAGGTCAGTTCTATTACCTTTCCCTAGCCAACAACAATTTAAGTGGTTCCATCCCTTCAAGCATTGGGGATTTAAAACATACTCTAGTTGAAATTGTGTTGTTGAACAACCAGCTTTCTGGTTGCTTGCCATGTGAAATTGGGGTTTTGGGAAATGTAACCCTTTTTGATGCCAGCCGAAATCAATTAACAGGCCCTATACCAGCCTCATTTGGTTGTATGGCTCAATTACAGTTACTCAACTTGGCCCGAAATCAGCTTTTTGGGGAAATACCAGAGTCCTTGTGCATGTTGCCCAACTTGGCCAATTTGTCACTGTCGTACAATTACTTCACCAAAATAGGTCCATTCTGCAAAATTTTGGTGTGGAGGAAAGTGATGGATGTTAGGATGAATTGCATTTTCGGCCTTCCAGGTCAAAGATCTCCGGCTGATTGTCGTGCATTTTTGTCTAAGCATAAATGTTGTTCCGAAGAAAAATTTAAAATCTGGATCCCTTGTGCTGCTCATTCCAGTAGTGCTCCAAAGCACCTGCCATCGGCTACCATAGTTCCTAAATCGTACCCCGCTCTAGCACCGCAATTAAAACCATAG